The following nucleotide sequence is from Paracrocinitomix mangrovi.
ATTTGTGCTTCACTACATCCTTTAGCTAATGAAGAGGATGTATAAGCATCAATGCAATATGGACATTGAACAGCATGTGCTACAGCTAATGCTATTAAAGATTTTTCTCTGGCTGTTAAAGCTCCTTCTTTAAAAACTTCATCATACCAACTGAAAAATTTATCAGCTAAATTTTGCTCAAATTCGGCAATCTTACCAAATTTCTTAAGGTCATCCGGGTTATAATA
It contains:
- a CDS encoding arsenosugar biosynthesis-associated peroxidase-like protein, giving the protein MEKTYYNPDDLKKFGKIAEFEQNLADKFFSWYDEVFKEGALTAREKSLIALAVAHAVQCPYCIDAYTSSSLAKGCSEAQMMEAVHVAGAIRGGASLVHGVQMMNKAKKLSM